The Edaphobacter sp. 12200R-103 genome contains a region encoding:
- the malQ gene encoding 4-alpha-glucanotransferase, translating to MSSTVVDMARVSGILLHITSLPSYGGIGDLGPAAYAFADFLKSSKQRLWQVLPLSPTGYGSSPYSALSAFAGNPLLISLEKLVGDGWLAPEQISGLAGHNGPVDFARAIQEKLPLMEEAAGNFLQRADASAQKRYQEFLQRNISWLPDYAIFTVLRRRFNLVSWDQWPVHFAHRHEDAMATLRTDSAHELAIEQVIQFFFDEQWSALKSYCAERDIRILGDVAIFVSYDSADVWTNPDIFELNENRLPICVSGVPPDYFSATGQRWGNPLYKWHTLAARGFDWWVARIRRSLALYDMIRLDHFRGFEACWSIPASEVTAVKGIWVKVPGTELFEHLRRVFGDLPFIAEDLGLITPEVDHLREHFHMPGMRVLQFGFSDRAAHLHLPHRFVPNTVVYTGTHDNNTTLGWWREDATNVERGNVETYLQPIRHEAEIVWALMRAAARSVADICIFPLQDVLHLGSEARMNTPAASTGNWAWRFEEGALHPDFAVQLAALTEMTDRDGYVPSELPSIPVSSSSAELAQTI from the coding sequence ATGAGCAGCACCGTCGTAGATATGGCACGAGTATCCGGAATCCTCTTGCACATAACCTCGCTGCCCTCCTATGGCGGTATTGGAGATCTGGGACCGGCGGCCTATGCCTTCGCGGATTTCCTCAAATCGTCAAAGCAGCGCCTGTGGCAGGTGCTTCCTCTCAGTCCGACGGGATATGGCAGCTCACCTTATTCCGCGCTCTCGGCCTTCGCTGGCAATCCACTCCTGATCAGCCTGGAAAAGCTTGTGGGCGATGGATGGCTTGCTCCCGAGCAGATCTCCGGTCTTGCCGGCCACAATGGACCCGTCGACTTCGCCCGGGCGATTCAGGAGAAGCTGCCCCTGATGGAAGAGGCTGCCGGCAATTTCCTCCAGCGCGCCGACGCATCTGCTCAGAAGCGTTATCAGGAGTTTCTGCAGCGCAATATCTCCTGGCTTCCGGACTATGCAATCTTTACCGTGTTGCGGAGGCGATTCAACCTCGTCAGCTGGGACCAGTGGCCTGTGCACTTCGCGCATCGCCACGAAGACGCGATGGCTACCCTTCGTACCGACTCAGCCCACGAACTGGCCATCGAACAGGTGATTCAGTTCTTCTTCGATGAGCAATGGAGCGCGCTCAAGAGCTACTGTGCGGAACGCGACATTCGCATTCTTGGTGATGTCGCCATCTTCGTCAGCTACGACAGCGCCGATGTCTGGACCAATCCTGACATCTTCGAGCTGAATGAGAATCGTCTTCCAATCTGTGTCTCCGGCGTTCCTCCGGATTACTTCTCCGCAACCGGGCAGCGCTGGGGCAACCCGCTCTACAAGTGGCACACCCTGGCGGCGCGTGGCTTCGACTGGTGGGTTGCCCGCATCCGCCGCTCGCTCGCGCTCTACGATATGATCCGTCTCGACCACTTCCGCGGATTCGAGGCCTGCTGGTCCATCCCTGCCTCCGAGGTAACGGCGGTAAAAGGCATATGGGTCAAGGTGCCGGGCACGGAGCTCTTTGAACATCTGCGTCGCGTCTTTGGCGATCTGCCCTTCATCGCCGAAGATCTTGGCCTCATCACCCCGGAGGTCGATCATCTGCGCGAGCACTTCCACATGCCCGGAATGCGTGTGCTTCAGTTCGGTTTCTCCGACCGCGCAGCACATCTCCATCTGCCGCACAGGTTCGTGCCGAATACGGTGGTCTACACCGGCACCCATGACAACAACACCACGCTCGGCTGGTGGCGCGAGGATGCTACCAATGTCGAGCGTGGAAATGTCGAAACCTATCTTCAGCCCATACGCCATGAAGCGGAGATTGTATGGGCGCTGATGCGCGCTGCGGCGCGCTCAGTGGCTGACATCTGTATCTTTCCTCTTCAGGATGTCCTGCACCTCGGCAGTGAAGCACGCATGAACACCCCGGCCGCCTCGACAGGAAACTGGGCCTGGCGATTCGAAGAAGGTGCCCTGCACCCGGATTTTGCAGTGCAGCTCGCAGCGCTTACCGAGATGACCGATCGTGACGGCTATGTTCCTTCGGAACTGCCTTCCATCCCCGTTTCCTCTTCCTCGGCAGAGCTCGCGCAGACGATTTAG
- a CDS encoding 3-hydroxyacyl-CoA dehydrogenase NAD-binding domain-containing protein, which translates to MNDASAHAPAPAICVIAVIGAGKAGRSFAMACASAGFYVVLEDVMPSNLRTAEMEYADLSVRGGYGELELASTVEGAVREADIVVDFVPDELESKLEIFSMADRMAPPKTILCTPSRALSITDLASCVYRPERCFAIRGEILKGSPVEILYPPSAAPDVLHSVEDLFRKLGTVPEAQADPEAAVLTKNLT; encoded by the coding sequence GTGAACGATGCATCCGCCCACGCGCCCGCTCCTGCAATCTGCGTGATTGCAGTGATCGGGGCAGGGAAGGCGGGACGCAGCTTCGCCATGGCCTGCGCATCTGCCGGATTTTATGTCGTTCTCGAAGATGTGATGCCCTCCAATCTCAGGACCGCGGAGATGGAGTACGCCGATCTGAGCGTCCGGGGAGGCTACGGTGAGCTGGAGCTGGCTTCGACCGTCGAAGGAGCCGTTCGCGAGGCCGACATCGTCGTCGACTTCGTCCCTGACGAGCTCGAATCCAAGCTCGAGATCTTCAGCATGGCTGACCGCATGGCCCCCCCGAAGACCATCCTCTGCACCCCCAGCAGGGCCCTCAGCATTACCGATCTCGCATCCTGCGTCTATCGGCCAGAGCGCTGTTTCGCCATCCGCGGAGAGATCCTGAAAGGCAGCCCAGTCGAGATTCTCTATCCGCCATCCGCTGCGCCAGACGTGCTTCACTCCGTGGAAGACCTCTTCCGCAAGCTCGGTACCGTTCCGGAAGCCCAGGCCGACCCCGAGGCCGCCGTCCTCACGAAAAATCTGACTTAG